A single window of Micrococcaceae bacterium Sec5.1 DNA harbors:
- a CDS encoding histidine kinase gives MPDSPLFTAAAIAVIVLAVAVVVGVGLKVIRSFRDLGTDAERATYNTLHAASRAGQHLRGGLQASGAAKASKQLRMLLGCDALAITDTDTVLAWDGVAEELRPSLMRLAAEVLATGRTAVVPHAGHSASAKSEHGHHDFSAVIAPIRAGSKVVGSVAALAPSAGAGLVRATSEVADWIAAQLELAELEASRTLLMEAEVRALRAQISPHFIYNSLNVIASFINTDPARARELVVEFADFTRYSFRRHGDFTTVAEELRCIDRYLLLERARFGERVQVSLRIAPEVLSTVIPFLSLQPLVENAVRHGLEAKEGPGHITICANDSGAFAEVTIEDDGVGMDPEHLRSVLAGHTDGEHVGLRNVDARLRQVYGDEHGLVIETAPGEGTLITMRVPKSQPGHDA, from the coding sequence ATGCCTGACTCCCCGCTCTTCACCGCAGCCGCGATCGCCGTGATCGTGCTGGCCGTCGCCGTCGTCGTGGGTGTTGGACTGAAGGTGATCCGCTCCTTCCGGGACCTGGGCACGGACGCTGAGCGGGCCACCTACAACACACTTCACGCGGCCTCGCGTGCAGGGCAGCACCTGCGTGGCGGACTGCAAGCCTCTGGCGCGGCCAAGGCGAGCAAGCAACTGCGAATGCTCCTCGGCTGCGACGCGCTGGCCATTACGGACACCGATACGGTCCTTGCCTGGGATGGGGTTGCGGAGGAGCTGCGGCCTTCCCTCATGCGTCTCGCCGCGGAGGTGCTGGCGACGGGCCGAACTGCCGTGGTGCCCCACGCCGGCCATTCTGCGTCCGCAAAATCCGAGCACGGCCACCACGATTTCAGTGCTGTCATTGCCCCCATCCGTGCCGGCTCCAAAGTAGTCGGATCGGTGGCAGCCCTTGCGCCCTCGGCTGGAGCCGGGCTGGTACGGGCCACCAGCGAAGTGGCTGACTGGATTGCCGCCCAGCTTGAGCTGGCTGAGTTGGAGGCTTCGCGGACCCTGCTGATGGAGGCCGAGGTCCGTGCGCTTCGTGCCCAGATCAGCCCGCACTTCATTTACAACTCCTTGAATGTGATCGCTTCCTTCATCAATACTGATCCCGCCCGGGCCAGGGAGCTCGTGGTGGAGTTCGCCGACTTCACCAGGTACTCCTTCCGAAGGCACGGCGACTTCACCACGGTGGCCGAGGAACTGCGCTGCATCGACCGCTACCTTCTTCTGGAACGGGCCAGGTTCGGCGAGCGCGTGCAGGTCAGCCTTCGGATCGCACCCGAGGTGCTGAGCACGGTCATACCGTTCCTTAGTCTGCAACCGCTGGTGGAGAACGCGGTCCGGCACGGCCTTGAGGCGAAGGAAGGCCCGGGACACATCACCATTTGCGCAAACGATTCCGGCGCGTTCGCCGAGGTCACTATCGAGGACGACGGCGTGGGGATGGACCCGGAGCACCTGCGGTCCGTGCTTGCCGGACATACAGACGGTGAGCACGTGGGCTTGCGCAACGTGGACGCCCGCTTGCGGCAGGTCTATGGGGACGAGCACGGCCTCGTCATCGAAACGGCTCCAGGTGAAGGAACGCTGATCACCATGCGGGTCCCCAAATCCCAGCCCGGACATGACGCCTGA
- a CDS encoding LytTR family DNA-binding domain-containing protein, translating to MINVLVADDELPAVEELAFLLGRDARIGTIHRASSGAEALRILERESVDAVFLDIHMPALSGLDIARAIARSSSPPAVVFVTADEDCALEAFDLAAIDYLLKPLRAERLARSVDRISELIKDGAPAPEMITVDLGSTTRMIRRDDVSYVQAQGDYARLHTAEASYLIRVPLSDLEQKWAEAGFIRIHRSYLIALDHVGHLKLSATAPSVRVAGAELPISRRHLPSVRDKLQSTRIRPQG from the coding sequence ATGATCAACGTGCTCGTCGCTGATGACGAACTGCCCGCCGTGGAGGAGCTCGCTTTCCTGCTCGGGCGGGATGCGCGCATTGGCACCATCCATCGCGCCTCGTCCGGGGCCGAGGCTTTACGGATCCTGGAACGGGAGTCCGTTGACGCCGTGTTCCTCGACATCCATATGCCGGCCCTATCTGGTTTGGACATCGCCCGCGCCATCGCGCGCAGCAGCAGCCCGCCCGCCGTCGTGTTTGTCACCGCTGACGAAGACTGCGCGTTGGAGGCCTTTGACCTCGCTGCCATCGACTATCTCCTCAAGCCGCTCCGTGCCGAGCGGCTGGCACGATCCGTGGACCGGATCAGCGAGCTGATCAAGGACGGCGCTCCTGCTCCCGAAATGATCACGGTGGACTTGGGAAGCACTACCCGCATGATCCGTCGGGATGATGTCAGCTACGTGCAGGCGCAGGGCGATTACGCCAGGCTGCACACAGCCGAAGCCAGTTACCTGATCCGCGTCCCGCTCAGCGATCTGGAACAGAAGTGGGCCGAAGCCGGTTTTATCCGGATCCACCGCAGCTACCTGATTGCCTTGGACCATGTGGGGCATTTGAAGCTTTCTGCGACTGCCCCCAGCGTAAGAGTGGCTGGCGCGGAACTGCCCATTAGCCGGCGCCACCTGCCATCGGTGCGTGACAAGCTGCAATCCACCCGCATCCGGCCTCAAGGATGA
- a CDS encoding DUF485 domain-containing protein, translating into MGNEAQPQDATASVDFQEVQQTERFKTLRKRHRSFVFPMAVAFLLWYFAYVLLADYAVGFMSIKVWGNINVGLILGLLQFVTTFGITAWYVSYSNRKLDPIAAEIRNEIEGHQFDKDGNVISRAAK; encoded by the coding sequence ATGGGTAATGAGGCCCAACCCCAGGACGCAACAGCGTCGGTGGACTTCCAGGAAGTCCAGCAAACGGAACGGTTCAAGACGCTGCGCAAGCGGCACCGCAGTTTTGTCTTCCCAATGGCAGTGGCGTTCCTGCTTTGGTATTTCGCCTACGTTCTCTTGGCCGACTACGCCGTCGGCTTCATGTCCATCAAAGTTTGGGGCAACATCAACGTCGGCCTGATCCTCGGACTGCTCCAATTTGTCACCACGTTCGGCATCACCGCTTGGTACGTGAGCTACTCCAACCGGAAGCTGGACCCCATCGCTGCCGAGATCCGCAACGAGATCGAGGGCCACCAGTTCGATAAGGACGGCAATGTGATCAGCAGGGCAGCCAAATGA